From a single Pirellulaceae bacterium genomic region:
- a CDS encoding organic solvent tolerance protein OstA, with the protein MVGQLAHHIAERLGSQTAGWRLRRRCALLTWLLLAVLSDWRMARAQIALPTIDPAFQIEVVADEVAKERRGEYDVLAFSGGCKLTQGGLTAGADEIVLWIERQLADEPQQPGKIICYLKGSMRLDWSEGQSLRDEQWMGRLYSLYPVRYQAQRDVRRFDIPNLDWSREPSRFGAVQLAQFSHPLPAPATTSGGGLPPLPTTSLLNQPTKTPVVVGNSTPVPPSSNIPSAAGAIPWNPTTGGGTVGRVELPSVGLVLPEDGSAPYPAVSPQPPEPIAIGMPAPQLLMSPQIPPNNPFAAKSVQFSQRNSNSRIEFKPDPATGQTVAEVRGGFKLVVAGIQVAQPDGSLMDFGTISLEADNAVVWLHSQGEGSPFSNLVSTPEHPIELYLDGNIVFNQGNRVIYADRMYYNVSSEYGTVLAAEMLTPVPQYQGLLRLKADVLQQQDRRNFRAYGAAITSSRLGLPRYWLQSREVEFVDQRDDGNLSVYSPSDARRPTNMLATSRSNFLYLSGLPILFWPNFSTNLSEPSFYLTGVSVDNDKIFGTQAYLDWDVYQLLGIQGPQGTKLKLSTNYLSKRGFSLGGRFDYDGPTWLFGAPGVGFSDAWFIDDQGQDFLGRDRTDLTPEKTFRGRTLSRNRLYFSPNVELISETGWISDRNFLEQYFENEWDQEKDLDTAARLRRYNGNRLFEVFGQARFNKFFTETEWLPRVNHYWLGQDLLGQRFTWNAFTNVGYAHQRVATTPVDPVDAAKFAPLGWESDSEGLRARTRQELSLPMALGVWKIVPFVSGEAGFWNEDIAQQEVTRLSGQAGVRTALPLWSANANVENRLFDLRGLAHKVTLKSDIFFADTNQDLDRFPLFDPLDDNSQEHFRRRFIFDTFGGALPKQFDERNYAVRSGMQRWVTAYSGEIFERTQQARFGIDQRWQTKRGLPGRERIVDLVTLDFDMIYFPRPDRDNFGEDVGGLNYDFRYHIGDRLTLLSDGYADVFADGLKTISVGANVSRPGRGDAYIGMLSIEGPISASILNGYVNYRLNEKWIVSSGAAYDFGQAGSIGQSLALTRIGETALIRMGVNVDRGRDNVSFNFNIEPRFLPTRKLGQLGGQLIAPAGLFGVE; encoded by the coding sequence GTGGTTGGCCAATTAGCCCATCACATCGCAGAACGTCTTGGATCGCAAACCGCTGGATGGCGGCTGCGCCGGCGCTGCGCGCTGTTAACATGGTTGTTGTTGGCTGTGTTAAGCGACTGGCGCATGGCGCGGGCGCAGATTGCGCTACCCACGATTGATCCTGCGTTTCAAATCGAAGTCGTGGCCGATGAAGTTGCCAAAGAGCGGCGGGGCGAATACGACGTACTCGCCTTCAGCGGTGGTTGCAAATTGACTCAAGGCGGCCTGACGGCAGGCGCCGATGAAATCGTGCTGTGGATCGAGCGACAACTGGCCGATGAGCCGCAACAGCCGGGAAAAATTATCTGCTATTTGAAAGGCTCCATGCGGCTGGATTGGTCCGAAGGTCAATCATTGCGAGACGAGCAATGGATGGGGCGACTCTACAGTCTGTATCCGGTTCGCTACCAAGCCCAGCGCGACGTGCGACGATTCGACATTCCCAACTTGGATTGGAGTCGCGAGCCATCGAGGTTCGGTGCAGTGCAGCTCGCGCAATTCTCGCACCCGCTCCCGGCTCCGGCCACCACCAGCGGCGGCGGGTTACCTCCACTGCCTACAACTAGCCTGCTGAACCAGCCGACCAAAACACCGGTGGTCGTGGGCAATAGCACTCCCGTCCCGCCATCCAGCAATATCCCCAGCGCGGCGGGCGCGATCCCGTGGAATCCGACAACCGGCGGGGGAACTGTTGGCCGAGTGGAGTTGCCCAGCGTGGGGCTCGTGCTGCCCGAAGACGGCAGCGCACCCTATCCAGCCGTCTCACCACAACCCCCTGAACCGATCGCAATCGGTATGCCAGCTCCGCAACTGCTGATGTCACCGCAGATTCCACCGAACAATCCGTTTGCAGCTAAGAGTGTTCAGTTCTCACAGCGCAACTCAAATTCACGCATCGAATTCAAACCGGACCCGGCTACAGGCCAAACCGTGGCCGAAGTTCGCGGTGGGTTCAAGTTGGTCGTGGCCGGCATTCAGGTTGCCCAGCCCGATGGAAGCCTGATGGATTTTGGCACAATTTCGCTTGAAGCTGACAACGCTGTCGTCTGGCTGCATAGTCAAGGTGAAGGCAGCCCTTTCAGCAACTTGGTCAGTACTCCCGAGCATCCCATCGAGCTGTACCTGGATGGCAACATTGTCTTCAATCAAGGCAATCGGGTGATCTATGCCGATCGCATGTACTACAACGTCTCCAGTGAATACGGCACGGTTCTGGCGGCGGAAATGCTGACGCCGGTACCTCAATATCAGGGTTTGTTGCGACTGAAGGCAGATGTGTTGCAGCAACAAGATCGGCGCAACTTTCGGGCTTATGGAGCAGCCATCACCAGCAGCCGCTTGGGGCTACCTCGTTATTGGTTGCAATCGCGCGAGGTCGAGTTTGTCGACCAGCGTGATGACGGCAATTTGTCGGTCTATTCACCTTCGGATGCCAGGCGCCCAACCAACATGCTGGCTACTTCGCGTAGCAATTTTCTGTACCTGTCTGGTTTGCCCATCTTGTTCTGGCCAAACTTCAGTACGAACCTGTCCGAACCTAGTTTCTATTTGACTGGCGTGAGCGTCGACAACGATAAGATTTTCGGGACGCAGGCTTATCTGGATTGGGATGTCTATCAACTGTTGGGAATTCAAGGGCCGCAGGGCACGAAGCTCAAACTGTCCACGAACTATCTCTCGAAACGCGGATTCTCGTTGGGTGGGCGGTTTGACTACGATGGACCGACTTGGCTGTTCGGCGCTCCCGGAGTTGGTTTCTCGGATGCCTGGTTTATCGACGACCAGGGACAGGACTTTCTGGGCCGCGACCGCACAGATCTTACACCGGAAAAGACCTTTCGAGGCCGGACGTTGTCGCGCAATCGCCTGTACTTTTCCCCGAACGTTGAATTGATCAGCGAGACCGGTTGGATTAGCGATCGCAATTTCTTGGAACAGTATTTCGAAAACGAATGGGATCAGGAAAAGGATCTCGACACGGCCGCGCGGTTGCGACGCTACAACGGCAATCGTCTGTTTGAGGTCTTTGGCCAGGCTCGCTTCAATAAATTCTTCACCGAAACCGAGTGGCTACCGCGAGTGAATCACTACTGGTTGGGCCAGGATCTGCTTGGTCAGCGATTTACGTGGAACGCATTCACCAACGTCGGATACGCTCACCAGCGGGTGGCCACCACACCTGTTGACCCTGTGGACGCCGCCAAATTCGCACCGCTGGGCTGGGAAAGTGACAGCGAAGGCTTGCGCGCAAGAACGCGACAAGAACTGAGTCTGCCAATGGCTTTGGGTGTGTGGAAAATCGTTCCATTTGTGTCTGGTGAAGCTGGATTTTGGAACGAAGATATTGCGCAGCAAGAGGTGACTCGTTTATCGGGCCAAGCCGGCGTTCGCACTGCACTACCACTATGGAGTGCTAACGCGAACGTCGAGAACCGACTATTCGACCTGCGCGGGCTAGCTCACAAGGTGACGCTCAAGTCAGACATTTTCTTCGCGGATACCAATCAAGACCTAGATCGCTTTCCGCTGTTTGATCCGTTGGACGACAATTCCCAAGAACATTTCCGTCGCCGTTTCATCTTCGACACGTTTGGCGGTGCACTTCCCAAACAATTTGACGAACGGAATTATGCGGTTCGCTCCGGCATGCAGCGCTGGGTGACCGCCTACAGCGGCGAAATCTTTGAACGTACTCAACAGGCACGTTTCGGCATTGACCAACGCTGGCAAACGAAACGCGGTCTGCCTGGTCGCGAGCGGATTGTCGATCTGGTGACTCTTGATTTTGACATGATCTACTTTCCTCGACCAGATCGCGATAACTTTGGTGAAGACGTTGGCGGACTGAACTACGATTTTCGCTATCACATCGGCGATCGACTGACGTTGCTGTCCGATGGTTACGCCGATGTATTTGCCGATGGACTCAAGACCATTTCGGTGGGTGCCAATGTTAGTCGTCCTGGTCGTGGCGATGCCTATATTGGCATGTTGTCGATCGAGGGGCCGATCAGCGCCAGCATTCTCAACGGCTACGTAAATTACAGACTGAACGAAAAATGGATAGTTTCGTCGGGCGCGGCTTATGACTTTGGGCAAGCAGGATCGATTGGCCAGTCCCTGGCGCTAACGCGCATCGGAGAAACTGCGCTGATTCGCATGGGTGTCAACGTCGACCGAGGCCGCGATAACGTTTCATTCAACTTCAATATCGAACCACGCTTCCTGCCGACTCGCAAACTCGGACAGTTGGGTGGACAACTGATTGCCCCCGCCGGGTTGTTCGGTGTCGAATAG
- a CDS encoding DUF11 domain-containing protein, with product MKKTSTRLATAAAVLLMSAFAIVLAHHDARQRDLGKEDASLPSSVIQTTTTPLALDTDSTALTRPTTVRANNQYPAVDQQFPTQNEAPLPPAQRYSTSPAAIERLPEFDSLSSATELVEADIDVDADIDSDYSFTDSDVLPVGGENSVLPLPPSATSNLLAERPASLPLIGSQPSAMLSSPQPASPPPHSTGLMPLPNSVDAPPAFSSDVQRPSMPRTDLRGSNDAPGWLGNNGNSTATGPSPTQLSMPPSTLTPAAAQPTTQGFGQSYTQPAMQPVSQQPGQLPSALSTAQPGSSLNQPSRNYSDGGFETSSVSPVPRGSLISNQPGNRYLDGSQNPVMQIQKRAPEETQVGKRASLVITVRNAGNATAHEVTVVDRVPRGARLIESSPPVSPTPDGTLVWQLGEMASGDERTINLQIVPEIEGEVGSVASVHFAAQASVRTVVTAPKLELQIESIGPVIIGQSQQVVVLLRNMGTGVARGIRMEADVPGQLRHESGEAQLEAVVGDLRPNETRRMTLSVAAVQPGQAPFVVRAVNDDGVQADHSLTVDVRAPQLAATIAGPALRYLERQANYQVVVTNTGTAIARNLDFVVHLPVGLKFVSVDIPQASYHPQSHSITLGLAELDAGQAAPFTLTVLPVQLGQQVVRFNATGDLNISAEAKAQVTVSGLAELSFTIGQDNGTVEVGATTTYAVQVTNIGNQPDKNVQLQVQLPEGTKLLQVDAPVEYRVEPNRITFAPVAEMRNRDVKTFRFQVQHNRAGNQVVRSQLTSENWPVAVVKEEGTLVYNDQN from the coding sequence ATGAAAAAGACCTCGACTCGGCTGGCCACAGCCGCAGCGGTACTACTGATGTCGGCGTTTGCCATCGTGTTGGCTCATCACGACGCTCGACAGCGCGACCTTGGCAAAGAAGATGCGTCTCTGCCCAGTAGCGTCATTCAGACCACCACGACGCCACTGGCACTGGACACCGATTCGACGGCGCTAACCAGGCCCACGACGGTACGCGCCAACAATCAATACCCAGCTGTAGACCAACAGTTTCCAACCCAGAACGAAGCACCACTGCCACCAGCCCAGCGTTACTCGACCAGCCCTGCTGCCATCGAGCGTCTGCCCGAATTCGACTCATTGTCCTCAGCTACGGAGCTAGTCGAAGCTGACATTGACGTCGACGCTGACATTGACTCTGACTATTCATTCACAGACAGTGATGTGCTGCCCGTGGGAGGCGAAAACTCGGTACTGCCACTGCCACCCTCGGCAACCAGCAATCTGTTGGCCGAGCGTCCGGCTAGTTTACCGCTAATCGGCTCGCAACCGTCGGCCATGCTCAGTAGTCCTCAGCCTGCAAGTCCACCGCCGCATTCTACAGGTCTGATGCCACTGCCCAATTCTGTCGACGCACCGCCAGCATTTTCTTCGGATGTCCAGCGTCCCTCGATGCCCCGCACCGATTTACGCGGAAGCAACGATGCACCCGGCTGGCTAGGCAACAACGGCAACTCGACTGCGACCGGACCCTCACCAACGCAGTTATCAATGCCACCATCCACGCTGACGCCGGCGGCTGCCCAGCCTACCACTCAAGGGTTCGGGCAATCTTACACTCAACCTGCCATGCAACCAGTATCGCAACAGCCTGGTCAATTGCCATCTGCGTTATCCACTGCTCAGCCCGGCTCATCCCTCAATCAACCAAGTCGCAATTATTCAGACGGTGGCTTCGAAACTTCCTCTGTGTCACCGGTTCCACGCGGGTCGCTGATCAGCAATCAGCCTGGCAACCGCTACTTGGATGGCTCACAGAATCCTGTCATGCAGATTCAAAAACGAGCGCCGGAAGAAACACAAGTCGGCAAGCGAGCCTCACTGGTCATTACTGTTCGCAACGCAGGCAATGCCACGGCGCATGAAGTCACCGTGGTGGATCGCGTGCCGCGTGGGGCACGGTTGATTGAATCCAGTCCACCGGTCAGTCCGACGCCCGATGGCACGTTGGTATGGCAGTTAGGCGAAATGGCCTCAGGTGATGAACGAACCATCAACTTGCAAATTGTACCTGAAATTGAAGGCGAAGTCGGCAGCGTGGCTTCTGTGCACTTTGCGGCTCAAGCTTCGGTGCGCACCGTCGTCACAGCGCCCAAATTGGAATTACAGATTGAGTCGATTGGTCCAGTGATCATCGGGCAGTCACAACAAGTCGTCGTTTTACTACGCAACATGGGCACCGGCGTGGCTCGGGGCATTCGCATGGAGGCCGATGTACCAGGACAATTGCGACACGAAAGCGGCGAGGCACAATTGGAAGCTGTTGTTGGCGACTTACGCCCCAATGAAACGCGGCGCATGACACTCTCGGTAGCGGCAGTGCAGCCGGGCCAGGCCCCGTTTGTCGTCCGAGCCGTCAACGACGACGGCGTACAGGCTGATCATTCGCTGACCGTCGACGTTCGCGCGCCACAATTGGCTGCCACCATCGCAGGTCCAGCGTTACGGTATCTGGAGCGTCAAGCCAATTACCAGGTTGTCGTGACCAACACCGGAACAGCCATAGCGCGCAATCTAGATTTCGTGGTTCATCTGCCGGTGGGATTGAAGTTTGTCTCCGTCGATATTCCGCAAGCCAGCTACCATCCTCAATCGCATTCCATCACGTTGGGCCTGGCGGAGTTAGACGCCGGCCAAGCCGCACCATTTACCTTGACCGTATTGCCAGTACAACTGGGGCAGCAAGTTGTACGCTTCAATGCCACGGGCGACCTGAATATCTCCGCCGAAGCCAAGGCTCAGGTCACGGTTTCAGGGCTGGCCGAACTATCCTTCACCATCGGTCAGGATAATGGTACAGTCGAAGTTGGTGCTACGACTACTTACGCCGTTCAAGTTACAAACATTGGCAATCAACCGGATAAGAATGTACAATTGCAGGTGCAACTGCCCGAGGGCACTAAATTGTTGCAAGTTGATGCACCCGTTGAGTATCGCGTTGAACCCAATCGCATCACCTTCGCTCCGGTTGCTGAAATGCGCAATCGCGATGTCAAGACCTTCCGTTTTCAAGTGCAGCACAATCGAGCTGGTAACCAAGTTGTTCGCTCGCAGTTGACCAGCGAAAACTGGCCAGTGGCGGTGGTGAAAGAGGAAGGCACTTTGGTCTACAACGATCAGAACTGA
- the cls gene encoding cardiolipin synthase: MMTEWVRAISVFELWSVVGVVAVFLSQVVVAVRVIMSRRAVGETLAWIMLVLGLPVVGWVMYLLVGELRLGSARAKRIQRLSTVVATRLNQLDPHGHDIAWHQLRPECEQLARAGRSALQVPALPGNELELIDDWQKVFDGLVADIDVAKINCDFQFYIWHAAGRTSDIVAAIERACARGVTCRILVDSLGSWSFLHSQEVKRLRAAGAQVLEALPSRLWRLPFVRYDLRMHRKIVLIDDRLAWTGSLNMVDPRYFKREAGVGQWIDAMARVQGPAVEALAVTFQTDWQIESGSTSEQLPDLTGDQPLVRCGNSIVQVLPSGPAFSVEAIEQILITAIYMAREELVITSPYFVPSEALSMALASAARRGVRVIVIIPAQVDSLLVRHASRAFAGELLDAGVQMALFTGGLLHTKSVSIDRQTSLFGTLNMDPRSLRLNFEVTLAVYDPQFTVQLRQLQESYLRQSQWLDAQQWKQRPVISRFIENVAQLLSPLL; this comes from the coding sequence ATGATGACTGAATGGGTGCGGGCGATCAGCGTTTTCGAGCTCTGGTCTGTCGTCGGTGTCGTCGCAGTTTTTCTAAGTCAAGTCGTCGTAGCCGTGCGCGTCATCATGAGTCGCCGAGCTGTCGGCGAAACTCTGGCCTGGATCATGTTGGTCTTGGGCCTTCCTGTGGTCGGTTGGGTGATGTACCTGCTAGTCGGTGAGCTGCGTTTGGGTTCCGCGCGCGCCAAACGTATCCAGCGTCTGTCAACCGTTGTCGCCACTCGACTCAATCAGCTCGATCCCCACGGACATGACATTGCTTGGCATCAATTACGGCCCGAATGTGAGCAACTGGCTCGAGCCGGCCGCAGCGCGCTCCAAGTACCAGCCCTGCCAGGCAATGAACTGGAGCTGATTGACGATTGGCAGAAGGTTTTTGATGGTTTGGTAGCGGACATCGACGTGGCCAAGATCAATTGCGATTTCCAGTTTTACATCTGGCATGCGGCTGGCAGAACATCCGACATCGTAGCTGCCATTGAGCGCGCCTGTGCGCGCGGAGTTACCTGTCGTATCCTGGTGGACTCGCTCGGTAGTTGGTCCTTCCTGCATAGTCAGGAAGTGAAGCGACTGCGAGCCGCCGGGGCGCAGGTGCTGGAAGCGCTGCCCAGTCGTTTGTGGCGACTGCCGTTTGTCCGCTATGATTTGCGGATGCACCGCAAGATCGTGTTAATCGACGATCGCCTGGCTTGGACCGGCAGTCTAAACATGGTCGATCCGCGCTACTTCAAACGTGAAGCCGGCGTGGGGCAGTGGATCGATGCCATGGCGCGCGTGCAAGGCCCGGCGGTGGAGGCTCTGGCCGTGACCTTCCAAACCGATTGGCAAATCGAAAGTGGCTCGACCAGTGAGCAATTACCCGATCTGACAGGCGACCAACCCTTGGTTCGGTGTGGAAACAGCATCGTCCAAGTCCTACCTAGTGGCCCCGCGTTTTCGGTAGAAGCCATCGAGCAGATTCTAATCACCGCCATCTACATGGCCCGCGAGGAGTTAGTCATTACCTCGCCCTATTTTGTCCCCAGCGAAGCACTGTCGATGGCCCTGGCCTCTGCCGCACGCCGTGGTGTGCGCGTAATTGTAATTATTCCTGCTCAAGTCGATTCGTTGCTGGTACGCCATGCCAGTCGCGCCTTTGCCGGAGAACTGTTAGATGCCGGAGTGCAAATGGCCTTGTTCACCGGTGGACTATTGCACACCAAGAGCGTCAGTATCGATCGTCAAACCAGTCTGTTCGGAACGCTGAACATGGATCCCCGCAGTTTGCGTCTGAATTTTGAAGTTACGCTGGCCGTCTACGATCCGCAGTTCACTGTGCAACTTCGCCAACTGCAAGAGTCGTACTTACGCCAATCACAATGGTTAGACGCTCAGCAATGGAAGCAACGGCCAGTCATATCGCGATTCATCGAAAACGTCGCACAACTCCTAAGCCCACTGTTGTAG